In Labilibaculum sp. DW002, one DNA window encodes the following:
- the pnuC gene encoding nicotinamide riboside transporter PnuC: MNWILDNIIEIVGTIAGLIFLYLEIKQNKWLWPVGLLTSVMYIYVFFVAKLYADMSLQFYYVIISIYGWIVWSKGISKKELPVTRLTKELFLILFGVSMLIYALISFVLVNYTDGSIPYWDAFTTALSIVATWMLARKILEQWLVWVVVNAVSLGLYIYKGLYPTSILFFFYTVLALVGYLQWKKDMLSSEAISNK, from the coding sequence ATGAATTGGATTCTCGATAATATTATTGAAATAGTTGGAACCATTGCTGGTTTAATTTTCTTGTATTTGGAAATAAAACAGAACAAATGGTTGTGGCCAGTAGGATTACTTACTTCGGTAATGTATATCTATGTGTTTTTTGTGGCTAAACTTTACGCTGATATGTCACTCCAATTCTACTATGTTATTATCAGTATTTATGGATGGATTGTTTGGTCCAAAGGAATTAGCAAAAAGGAGCTTCCAGTAACTAGATTAACAAAGGAATTATTCCTCATTCTTTTTGGGGTAAGCATGCTAATTTATGCCCTTATTTCTTTTGTGTTGGTTAATTATACCGATGGATCAATTCCTTACTGGGATGCTTTTACAACTGCTCTAAGCATTGTTGCTACTTGGATGTTGGCAAGGAAAATTTTAGAACAATGGTTGGTTTGGGTTGTTGTAAACGCCGTTTCGTTAGGATTGTACATTTATAAAGGCTTGTATCCAACTTCTATTTTATTCTTTTTCTATACTGTATTAGCTTTGGTTGGCTACTTGCAATGGAAAAAAGATATGCTTTCTTCCGAAGCAATCTCCAACAAATAA
- a CDS encoding thiamine diphosphokinase has protein sequence MQKKAVILANGSFPKHEIPLKELKSSKYIVCCDGAINKLDKAGIEPYAIVGDLDSLDSDLKWKYRDIIHHFANQDTNDLTKAINWCLENNFSEVVIVGATGQRDDHMIGNVFLLPGYARKIKVKMLTSYGVFTPILRAKNFESYTRQQVSIFSPNPETLISTANLRYSLTEQKLEMMYQGTLNESMGESFRIEFEGGPLIIYQEY, from the coding sequence ATGCAAAAGAAAGCTGTTATTCTGGCAAATGGATCATTTCCTAAACACGAAATTCCTTTAAAAGAACTAAAGTCCTCTAAATACATTGTTTGTTGCGATGGAGCAATTAATAAATTAGATAAGGCTGGTATTGAACCTTATGCAATTGTAGGAGATTTAGATTCTTTAGATTCTGATCTAAAATGGAAATATCGTGATATTATTCATCATTTTGCAAATCAGGATACAAATGATTTAACCAAAGCAATTAACTGGTGTCTGGAAAATAATTTTTCGGAAGTTGTCATTGTGGGAGCTACTGGTCAGAGGGATGATCATATGATTGGGAATGTATTTTTACTTCCGGGATATGCCAGAAAAATTAAGGTTAAAATGTTGACCAGTTATGGTGTGTTTACGCCGATTTTGAGAGCCAAAAATTTTGAAAGTTATACCAGACAGCAGGTTTCAATTTTCTCACCAAATCCTGAAACCCTTATTTCTACTGCCAATTTGCGCTATTCTCTAACAGAACAGAAACTTGAAATGATGTATCAGGGAACCTTAAACGAATCGATGGGAGAAAGTTTTCGTATTGAGTTTGAAGGTGGTCCATTAATCATTTACCAAGAATATTAA
- a CDS encoding sensor histidine kinase, with product MRIIGKHFAFLLTILIFCLKGYSSNQKEILVLNSYHNGLSWTDSLVNSIKTELCHELNYSVYFEDMDTKRHFSEKYFQTLKDYYKQKYADKNLDLIISTDNNAYDFLILYKEEIFGSIPVLFCGLNSVITPPKGFSGVFENTSFCSTIHLIENNHPDYKEIVVVSDHSTTGNTVVNALLEDLDHMKKAPRYRILQPNDIHDLQLELSSLKKGNIILYLLFNRDSKGNYLNYESSFESVEPYCSVPIYCVWDFYLNKGAIGGALITGRNQGKQVSNMAKKVLSGTPVDDLPPLMAEHEFVFDYKQISAYGIKKSKLPKNARIINKPYDFVRQNKEIVILTLTVLILLTIIIIVMTINIHLRKVRAQKEKIHLQEIQANHENLKIAKEAAEESSRLKSAFLANMSHEIRTPMNAILGFTDLLSSGEIEKEKRNRFISIIQKNTKSLLRLISDILDISKIETNQLKILKSKCNLDNLFITLQENFDTLIEQHGDKELTFTISTPEESSILEFTTDTIRLHQIFMNLIENSIKFTNLGTIAIGYEIRGDKLQFFVKDTGIGIPIDKQKIIFDRFRQADLNADTRQYGGTGLGLAICKSLVELLGGEIWMKSQPDHGTSFYFSLPI from the coding sequence ATGAGAATTATCGGAAAACACTTTGCTTTTTTACTAACGATACTAATCTTCTGTTTAAAAGGATACTCCTCAAACCAGAAGGAAATACTTGTTTTAAATTCCTATCACAATGGCCTTAGCTGGACCGATTCTTTAGTAAATAGCATAAAAACAGAGTTGTGTCATGAACTAAACTACTCCGTCTATTTTGAAGATATGGATACGAAAAGACATTTTTCGGAGAAGTATTTCCAAACTCTTAAGGATTATTACAAGCAAAAATATGCAGATAAAAATCTGGATCTTATTATATCGACAGATAATAATGCTTACGATTTTTTAATACTGTATAAAGAGGAGATTTTTGGATCTATACCAGTATTGTTTTGTGGTTTAAATTCTGTTATTACTCCACCAAAAGGATTTAGTGGTGTCTTCGAAAATACCAGTTTCTGCTCAACAATTCATCTCATCGAGAATAATCATCCTGATTATAAAGAAATTGTAGTTGTTAGCGATCATAGTACTACAGGAAATACGGTTGTAAATGCTTTGCTTGAAGATCTCGATCACATGAAAAAGGCTCCTCGTTATCGTATTCTTCAACCAAATGACATACACGATTTACAATTAGAACTATCTTCTCTGAAAAAAGGAAATATTATTCTATACCTTTTATTTAACAGAGATAGTAAAGGTAACTACCTAAATTACGAAAGTAGTTTTGAAAGTGTAGAGCCTTATTGTTCGGTACCTATTTACTGTGTTTGGGATTTTTATTTGAATAAAGGTGCTATTGGTGGTGCTCTAATTACTGGAAGAAATCAAGGTAAACAAGTTTCAAACATGGCTAAAAAAGTACTCTCAGGCACTCCTGTTGATGATCTTCCTCCCCTAATGGCCGAACATGAATTTGTTTTCGACTACAAACAAATATCTGCTTATGGTATCAAGAAAAGTAAGCTTCCGAAAAATGCACGTATCATAAATAAACCTTACGACTTTGTTCGCCAGAACAAAGAGATTGTAATTCTTACTTTAACTGTTTTAATACTACTAACAATTATCATTATTGTTATGACGATTAATATTCATTTGAGAAAAGTAAGAGCACAAAAGGAGAAAATACATTTACAGGAAATACAAGCAAACCATGAGAACTTGAAAATTGCAAAAGAAGCTGCAGAGGAATCTAGCCGCCTGAAATCAGCTTTCTTAGCAAATATGTCTCATGAAATTAGAACTCCTATGAATGCTATTCTGGGCTTTACAGATCTTTTATCGAGTGGGGAAATTGAAAAGGAAAAAAGAAACCGGTTCATATCAATCATTCAAAAAAACACAAAAAGTTTACTTCGCTTAATTAGCGATATTCTTGATATTTCGAAAATAGAAACCAATCAATTGAAAATTCTAAAAAGTAAATGTAATCTTGATAATCTGTTCATTACACTGCAAGAAAACTTCGATACGCTTATTGAACAACACGGAGATAAAGAGCTAACTTTTACGATTTCTACTCCCGAAGAAAGTAGTATTTTAGAATTCACGACAGACACCATTCGTTTGCATCAAATTTTTATGAACTTGATCGAAAACTCGATTAAATTCACGAATCTTGGAACTATAGCTATTGGCTATGAGATTAGAGGTGATAAATTACAATTCTTTGTAAAAGATACAGGCATTGGAATTCCTATAGACAAACAAAAGATAATTTTTGACCGGTTTAGACAAGCCGATTTAAACGCTGACACAAGACAGTACGGCGGCACAGGTTTGGGCCTAGCAATCTGCAAAAGCTTAGTCGAATTATTGGGAGGTGAAATTTGGATGAAGTCACAACCTGACCATGGCACTTCATTCTATTTTTCATTACCAATCTAA